The genome window ATTTGACaactttacctttatttaactaggcaagtcagttaagaacaaattcttatttccaatgacggctcaggaacagtgggttaactacctgttcaggggcagaacgacagatttgtaccttgtcagctcagggatttgaaccttccggttactagtccaacgctctaaccacacacacacagcatctttGTTTATTTTGAAACATCCACTTGCTTTATGCTAAAATCAATATGGATAATCTACTTTTAGGCACCGTTTTTCCAAAATGACATTCAAGGTACATTTCTCTTTGTAAAATCACATTTTCTAATAGAGGTTGATTTCTTTCTAAGAATATAAAATTGTTGTTAGAGTACACAGCTCATAGAACTCTTTGGAAAGGCTGGCAGTGACAGGTCTAAGAGAAAAGAGCAGTGCTTCTCATATTACATTAGGGCTTTTATCCATGAAACTATATCAAGTTATTATTTTTTCACATAAATTAATTTGTCATTATATACAGACTAAGAATTACAATAAATATCAAATAAACCCCTTTAGTTGTTTTCACAAAAAATATAAAATCCCATTAATTCCCTGGTGTTTTAATTCATCCTTCAGAAGTGGTCAAAAAAGGCTAAATATTTTGGAGTCATAAATTATTATCCTGAATGCAAGCACAATGAAGCAATCCATTGATGCAGAACATTACGAATCCTTCAGTTGGAGGGTTTCGGAACTGACCACAGCGTCACAGTATGGGTAAATCTACAGTAGCATTGCCAGGTAATGTTGACTCAGGGCAGAGCCACCTTGGCCCGTCGGAGCCGCCGGCAGTTCTTGAAGAAGAGGTACATGGCCAGCAGACACATTGAGGACAGGAAGTAGAGGAGCACACACAGGCTGATGTCCAGTCTGGAGAAGCCCACGCTCAGCAAGGACATCCAGCGCCTCTTGTTAGGGTGCGAGTATATCTCCAgagccccctcctcctctgacccAGTGTACTTGCCTGTCAGAATCCTCTTCTGCATCGTTTTGTGCTGCCCTAACAAGTCCTCTGGCTCCACGGGCTGCATCCCCAGCCGCAGCACTGGCCCCTGTTCCAGGCCGGCTCCAGGCTGCGGCTGCTCCTTCATCTGCAGGGTCCTGAGTTTGACACGGGAGGACACTCTGGCTGCAGCACGAAGGGCCTTGGCCTTGTAGTGCTGGTTGATGAAGGAGTCCAGGTCTACAATCTCCTCCTGGGGGGGCTTGAACTTCAACCCCACGATGCTGGGCCTGCGCTGGGGCTGGTGGGACACATCTGCCTTGGGCTTTACCCAAGTTGGGGGTTCAGATATCTGCACCTTTTCTCCTGCCCTCGCTGCCTCCTCTTCTGCTGGCTGTACTTTagccacttcctcctcctcctccggctGTGGTTTGAGCAAGGTGTCCTGGGTCTGTCTggccctcctctctgctcctctcttggcctcctgctctttctcctgaTGCCTGGCGACCAGCCTCTCCTTCTGCCTGCTGAGGAGCTGggcctcctcctccaggtagtcAGAGAGGAGATGTTCAGAAGAGAAGTGGGAGTGGAGGAAGGTGAGCAGCTCTGCCTGGTTCCAGGTGTGTTCTCCATTCTTAACCCCGTGACAACTGGGACACAGCTCTGGGGACGGCCACTGGATCTTAGGGAAGTGTGGATCCTCACTCAGAGCACCTGGTCAGCAGGAATGAGACGGTTACTTAAGTGTGCTTACTTATCAGAGCTAACATAAATGATACAGATAACACAGTCATGTTGAGAGGGTAAACTGTTTTGGTGGAAATATAAATGTATTAGGTAAAATTGACTGGTCGAATAGAAGGACATACTGATGACATCTCACGATAAAATTAAACTGATACCAAGACAACAGAGGTATTTTTGCATGCAGAATCTATGTTGATGCTTGAATACATTACAAAAGATCCATTTCTCCACATGGCTCATAATAAGCAGTAAGTGCAGTGTGTTAGCATCATGTGTGGATGAGTGTGtgatgtctcagtgtgtgtgtgtgagacagtgtgacagggtctaacAATGATCAATGGGCTTCTGGGACGTCCCGGAGGGAGGGGTGGCGAGATAATAGACGTCGTCCAAGCGGACAGCTACCCCGcccccacccccaacctctcCCAGACCCCGAACCCCTTACctccacacccctttgaagacgGCCCAATCTCCAAATTGAATATGAAAGCAGGCACCTCCAGAGGGGAGCTCTCCTTTTAATGAATTACAATTTTTTTGCTTTACATGTTTCCTTTAGCCCCCCAAATGGAGGCATCTGCTAATAAATTGCTTGTCGTCGCCCATGCGAGAGGAAAGTCAAAGCTGCAGCAGTTCTGTCACTTTACAGCGCTGTCAATTTacatcccccgtctctcccccagATTAATCTCAGtcatatgcatgtgtgtatgtactcTGCATACAGCACTTTACATAAGAGATACATCAATTTTACTATGTCCTGCTGGGCTTGGGGCCTTTTATACATTTCACCAGCGTGACAGCTTTCATATCCCGTCCCCTTATGACGACATGTCTTTGATGTCTCTATTCTAACTACCTTGCCTTTCATTTCCAGGGGTGACTTTAGCAATAGTACTGATACAGTTTAAGTATACTATTGCTACTATAGTAACATAGGCTTGTCAGGGAATGTCATTCAAAGCATCCCATAAATATTAATGAAGTATAAAGAAATATCTATTTACCATATCAAAATAGTTTCTTCAGCACTAATTCTCAATGTGGAGATTTACTGTACAGGACACAGAGGAGCAGTATTAATGTAGGCAGACTGGTAGATTAGCAGAGTGATGCTCTACAAAGCAAACCAACAACATGAGGCTGATACAGTACAAGCTGCTCCAGTCGCATCTCCCTGCCCCTCTTCACTGAGCCCTGGCAGGCCCATGGCTCTGCTGTCTGTAGACATGCGTCTCTATCTCACCCTGTTGACAAGTGGCAACAGGACAGGTCTGCTGTTGCTGCCGAGCCGGGCTCGACTCAGGGTCTCTTTGTGCCAGCTAAATTAATTGCGTTGCTGCTTTACAAATAGGCCCCGCTTCATGCATGGCTGCCTCTGAAAGGAGGACAGTGGGAGCTGCTAAAGAGCCCCACTTTAgcgaggaggtggagagggaggggtgagagaacgagggggaagaggagagtacGTTCCCCCTGGGGAAGACTGGGATGAGAAGCAGAGGCGTTTGTGAGGGGGGTGGACCGACGGAGGAGATACTGCTACTCAATGCTACCAACACCCCTGCCCCATCCCCTCCCCACCAGCCAAGCCCACCCCTTGAGGCCCTGCCCCCAAACCCCACCACATGTCACAACTTGAAGCATCCTGGTGAGGGTGAGGGATTACAAAACAGGGAAGCGTGATGAAGGTGACATGACGTGTGCCAACTGCTGTCACAAGCATCTTGGAAATTGAGCTCTTGGGCTGATGGTCCTCGCTCTGGGAGATTGTTGCCATATCAATTGTCAAACGAAAGATATGACTctctggggagagacagacatgcaATCCTAATAGGGAGGAGTGTCTGGGGACCAGGAACAAGCACAGAAGGGGACACACACGCCCCTCTACCCTGTTATTCAGGACACAGGCTGTCCAGGGGATTGAGGATGGGGgagtcaccaccaccacacagaaACGACAACAACGTGATTCAACAAAGTGAGGTGATAATGACAGGCTTGTGCCAAATAAACTCAAATGATGGCCCTAACAGCCAACTCAGCAGCCATATAGTCCTCAATAAAATGACACGGACATCAAGGCTACAGTCTTGGCCGTTTGCAGTCTTTAGGTCATAGATTTAGTATTTACTGTTGACCTGTAGTGAGCTCTAGACAGGGCAGGGAATCTCAGTCTTCTGGAAGGAGGGCTAATCtctgagaggaagaagagaaggggaagacTGGGTGAGGAGGAGTGAGGGGGGACAGCTGGTGTCTGCCCAGAGGATCGCCAGGCATATTATAGGGATTTACGGGTTAGGAGTAGAGTTGGgacacttgggggggggggggtatgtagGAGCCCTTTTAAAGGAGTGAGAGGCTGAAAAGTACAGCGGCCTGTGGGGGCCACATTTATCTAATGTTATTGTATGGACAATGGTGACCACTATAGGATACATTTCAATTTATCATAGTACTCTATAGTAATGTGATATATGCAAATTCTATACTTACTAATTAGCATATTATGTGTTGGAAGTTCAGTCTTAAAGACCAATCGTCCTCGATGGAATTAGCAGTAACATTTTTCCTTACCTGCCAGTCTATTGTTTACGTGGTTATGGTGGGACCAGAGCCACAGCACGGCAGAGGACAGTGTCCCCACATGGGACATGCTCTCCTGGGCCATGTTCTCAAAGTGGGTGGCACATGCCCGACAGCCAAAGAAACTGTGGATGTATGACCTCATCGCCTGGAGCACCTCCTGGGGGTCTGGGGAGAAGAACGCATAGGAGGAGGAAGTCATTAGCAAGATTAACCATACTTGTTATACACATCAGTATGATGTGTACTGTTGAAAAGGAGTCTAATATTGTACATTTGAAAATCGCAGCAAGGAATGTCTGTATATTGTTTCGTATACATTTAGTATGGCTCGGGACATATGGGTTTGGCACAACGTAGAAAAGGTGCACCGGTCCCTTAAAATGTTTTGCCAGTTATTTATGAAAGGCTTAAAACATCGAAACATGGACAACAGACATGGACAGGGATAGTGAGGAATTTTCCAGTTCTAAACTATTAGTGGATAATAACAAGGCAATAAAGGGCCTGGATCCTGATTCCCCTGGGCATTCCCACGGTGCTCTGATATCTTCCATGAATACCCGTATTTAGTCAATGTGCTCTGAAAAACAACGAGGTTGGCAGATGTCaccaccagtaccagcaccaAAATGTCTGCTGCAGGTTTTTGTTGCGTTTAATTCCCTACAGTAAAGCCTTATTTTGCTCTCAGATGATCCGTGGTGGAAGGGCGGAGGCCTAATCCAGAGGTCCATCCGCAGGGGGCCAGATGGACACCCCTGGTCTCCTGCTGGCCCATCTGCAGGTTATGTGACCCCCCTTTCCACCCCATCCCATAAGCCCTGGTATTAAGCCCTCCAGGAGCTGGTCAGCTGCCTCCATTATTAACCACTCATATTCCACTAATCTAAAAAATCCCTTTTGACCCACCCACAATTAGGGACGGTTTCAGATGCTGTTGTGACAAGAAAACAGAACAAAAAAAGTGCTTTGTATAGGCTACTTACGGAACTTAATACAgaagtaagtgtgtgtgagtTGTTGTGTGGGACTGTCTAAATGGTGTGCAAGTGTGCGCAGTTAAATACAGTCACTGCAAAACATTCCACTAAACATTCCAGGCTAATTTGTTTACAAAGCCCCACAAAGCACTTATCCTCAGTTGGTCACCCCCCACCCTGCTCTCCCCTAGCTGGACCATATCCCTGTATTGAAAGCAGCAGCCCCTGTGTGAACGCTGTACACTCTTCTGACTGGCTCAATGACCTGGAGGGATCTGTCCCCAGAGAGCCATAGGGGTTCTAACAGACTGGAAACACTTGTGTCATGGTTCATCGCCTGGGCACAGTCAATCCTCCAAGACTGAATGGCTGCTGACTTCTGGCCAATTTCCTAGGAGGCGATGGGCTCTAAAGGCCGCATTAACAGGCTAACATGGCAGGAGGACTCGTTTTAGCTTCTAACAACATCCCTTTTCCACCTATTACCATTGTCCCAGGAACATTCCTCTTGAATTAACTGAAGTTTAGTGATCATGTAATCATAAAGACGTAAACAGCTGTTGTTTAGAGAGTTTTTCCTACCTTTGCCTGCAGCTTCCTCGGCCTGTACAGTAAGGACATGGAATAGGGTCCACATGCCACAGGGGTAACTTCTGAAGTTGGGCTTGGAGCCCTGGCAGCCCACCCACCTCACCCCCTCAGGCAGCGCAGCATTAGGTACCTGATCACACACAAACATTTATAAGCATTTTGCTTCACTCACAATAACATTTGAATATTTGATTCATTTTACTTTAACACTTCAAGATTGATTGATGTCGCCCTATCTTCTCATAGAGCTGTTTCCATCTAACCTGCTCTATCTGAGGATTCCTAAGAGGTTAGTTTACATTAATGAAAACAGGCCAAGTAAGTACATGGAAAATACATCTATGATTTATCTATGTTAAGTGGGAGCACGTTCTGTGCCATACTATTCTCATTCTATATCATGGCGATTCCAGGTTAATGGAAACGCCTCAACAGAGTGGTGAGATTGTGCTCAGGTCAAGGGAAGGAATCACTGGGAAAACATGCTTTGATCAAACAGCATATTTCTGACATACTATTGTTTCCTCCCTGCCACTGCCCAGGATTGCAGAGCCTGTGATTGACAGAATTACTTCAAAGTCGATAGTAAAGATTCGGTGTGTGTATACTGTTCGACACCAGTCCATTTCTTAGAGGAGCTTGTTCATACCTCTTCATTGATTCATTGATTCGGCAGCTAAAAGCTAATGATGTCACTAAGTGACTGGTCCAATTGGGGAACCTATAGGCATGTCGGCTTTAATCCAAAGTCAACAACACATACATTTTCCAATAAAACATATGCTGGCACAAGGTTGTGAGCGAAGATTTGTTTACAGCATTACATAAACCTACTTACCTGTGTGCTGATACTCTATGCCTGAAATATTTCAGCTATCACCTATAAAATCACTTGACTCTGGCTCATCAACAATATGGTGAGTGGTTCTGCCTCAGGCTTGTCTGATTGGCTGGCGTGTTGACCCCTCACCTCTGCAGTGTTGTCCAGAGCGTCCCTCAGAGAACTGTAGGACAGCTCTGTGTCCTTCTCACCGTTCAGCCACATGTCCACAGACTTCAGCAGGTTGTTCACCACAGGACGCCCAGGGAAGTACTGCCCAAGACAACATTACAGGTAAACATcaacatcattaactcctctcatTTCATACAAGACTATTAAACAGTATATTTTGTACTGTGTGGTAATAGATCATTATTACGGAGTTGGAAATCCATCTGTCTGAGTTTAGAAAATTCACCTAAACCCGCTTTTGCCATACGTAACATAATGTTTTCCCCCACTAATTTAGTAAAAACGACAGTGTATAAGACACCAGAGGATTCGTCGTGACTTTCTTGTACTGTTTGTTAACGTTCTCTATCCTCTGTCGTTGTCAAGAAGTAGGTTGACATTTCAGCCAAAAAGGCAAACTCCaatccatcattcattgaatcagattgctgagtcatcacaaaacccactgatatcgCCAACTACTTGAATGACCTTTTCATTGGCATTAGCCAACTTAAGCATGACATGCCAGTAACAAATGCTTCCACTACACATCCCAAGTATAACTGACCAAATGATgtaagtgtggaagaggtgaaaaagtTATTGTgttctatcaacaatgacaagtcaccagggtctgacaacttctttggaaaattactgaggataatagcagatgatATTGACACGCCTATCTGCCATTTATTtgatttaagcctactagaaagtgtgtaccctccggcctggagggaagcaaaagtcattccgctaccaaTCAGCATATTAGCAATCCGTAGTAAAAAAAAAGGTGTTTGACCAGatatcaatttgtttactgtaaaatagcatttgtaagactttcagcacgcttatagggaaggacattcaacaagtacagcacttacacaaataacTGATGATTGGCTAAGAGAAATTGATTAAAAGGATTGTGGCGGCTGTTttgacttcagtgcggcttttgaaattattgatcatagtctacTGCTTTACACCCCTTGCTATATTGTGGAccaagagttacctgtctaacagaacacagggggtgttctttaatggaaactTCAACATAATTAGGAAAATTAccattggctcagaacagggcagcacggctggctcttaaaatgtacacagagagctaacaatgatatgcatgtcaatctctcatggctcaaagtggaggagagattgacttcatcaccacttgtttttataagaagtgttgacatgttgaatgcactgagGTGTCGGTTTAAACGAcgagcacacatctcagacacccatgcataccccgcaagacatgccaccagaggtctcttcacaatccctaagtcaagaacagactatgggaggcacacagtactacatagagccatgactacctggaactatattccacatcaggtaactgatgcaagcagtagaatcagatttaaaaaaacagatattGAACAGCAGGGAATGTGAAGAGactaacacacaggtacacacacacacacacacacacacacacacacacacacacacacacacacacacacacacacacacacacacacacacacacacacacacacacacacacacacacacacacacacacacacacacacacacacacacacacacacacacacacacacacacacacacacacagaaatattgTTGTattgtggtattatacattttgtattgtagatatgcaGCTGTGTAATAATTTTATATGATGTACGGTTTTATATTTTGTgtaatgtaagtgccttaatATGTTTGGAttctaggaagagtagctgctgccttggaagcAGCAAACGGGGATACcttataaatacaaatacaaagacAACATGGCGTGTGTGGAAATATAACACTGCAACTAACAGTGGCTATGGGAGGCAGGGAGGAAATCCCAGTGCCTTGTGTTTGAGACGGATGGTGACAGAAGGTCAGCTGAAGACAGGGAGGCATTAACAACAGAACAAGCTGATTGGGGGTGTAAAGCCACTTCCCATCCTTAAAGAACTCTTACAACAGCCACCCTGGAAGACCCATCACTATACTGCTATTGACTAGATTCTACAGGTCGACCTGGATTTAACCCTAATGGCTAAGAGACGACCAAATAAACAGTAGGCTGTCATGGCAACCTTCTCCCATTCAAAACAGAGGTAAGATGTCTCAGTCACGATGGACTATTTAAGTTCATTAGCATTTTCTGGGGTTGTCATGGCGAAAACTACTTATGAGGAGCCTGTAGATAACAATCCAATCAGATGCCCACACACATGTGCAGGCGTgtatgcacgcacacacccacaagAAACAGTCAGTGTAGTAACATCCAGCAGAGCAAATATGGTGGACCTGGAAGTGGGCAAGTGCTGCCCTTTTGCGGCACGGGGGCACAAACCCATCAGTGCGACACAGAGGCAGGGGCCTGGCCGGGGGGGGGCATCCCAGAGGTGCACCTTCTTTGATTTGTGCTGCAGAGTCTTTTCAATTTGCCCTGGCCATCTGTTCAGCAGCATTTGGGTGCCTGGCTCATGGTTCTATTCATCACTCTAACTGGATCTCCATTACACCAGGCCCACTTAAAAAGGCTCCTGGAGATTTACTTAACCCCTGTGGCTCACACAAGCCCCATACAGGGCTTGATTTGCTCCCTTAATCTGAGACATTCAGCTAAGAAGATGGTGTTTGGGTATTCACAGACAGAGATACCCAATCCTGTACTACAGGTGGGGTGTCAACAGGAAACAAAAAGAGGTCCCGCGTCAGCTGCTGCTGAGGAGGACAATTAGATCATCGGCCGGGCAGCCGAGGCGCCTAGGTCTGGGGACTACTGGGCACTAACCAGGCTGAAAAGCTCATTAACACATTTGAATTTAACAGCAAGGAAATTGGGTGAGGGCAGGCCAAACACTTAGCATGTTCTGCTCTCCACCTGCGTATCTATTTCCTAAATCATAAGCAAAGGCCAACATATTTGGCTGGGAAATTAGTAGTAATTTGGGCTGAAGTATTTGATTGGCAAACATGAACATATCAAGTGTGATGAatcaatgctacagtatactgtatccCCATCATGAAGGATCTCTCAGAGTGACCTCTTCTCTGGTAGTGCACCTCTAACCACTATCAGAGCCCCCACCTGACCCCCAAACCTAACCCCctgccccctcccccagcctctcaGAGGACCATGACAATCCACTTCACCCGGCAATATGTCATCTTAAATCCGATTAGTATCAGCACTTGAGAAACCGCAGTCTCCTCTGAGAGACGTTCAAAATAGAATGCATCTGTCGGCCTGGCCCGGGGAAGCCCTTTTTAATCCTGCCTCATTCAACCTCAGGGACCAATATACATGCCACTGAGTAAAAGCTGCCCAACTGATTCCCTGCATGCAGCAGCCTAGTGGACCTATCTGTCATGCCCACAGCCCAGCCACAACCCAACAAACAAAGGCCTTTGTCCTACTGGTGGAGTCCAGAGGTTGGTGGGCTACCCTTACAGTATCACTGAGGCCAATCAGTTAACACAGCCACATTCCACCACCATCCACCTCCGCTAACTGCTAACCTTAGCATGGACACACTGAGCCAAGCGCCACAGGAGAAAGATGGATTTGGGCTCAAGCTCCCCCCTAAATCCTTGTTTTATTCCCTGGCCCTCCCTCGCTGCAGGAGGCTTCTTTCAAGAAAGCAGGATAGAAACGGTAATCCTAAAACCTCTTTGTAATGCTCTCATGCTTCCCAGatccactttaaaaaaaatcctcataTACATGTAGGGATTCATAAATCTGGATTCTGGTTGACAAGACAGTAAATCTAGTAATACTACAGCGCAAGAAAATATAACTTGTTTACA of Oncorhynchus gorbuscha isolate QuinsamMale2020 ecotype Even-year linkage group LG15, OgorEven_v1.0, whole genome shotgun sequence contains these proteins:
- the LOC123996934 gene encoding sulfhydryl oxidase 1-like, whose protein sequence is MAWRCYRATSRFTGKIHATLRESLITTILFVCLLFPFTTEAGLYTASDQVVVLTPDNVDSVLVNSTAALVVEFYASWCGHCIAFSPVWKSLASDIKEWKPAVDLAAIDCANQDNGPVCSRFGVSGYPTLKFFHAYSKPDSKGESFRGYPRNVRGLRHKIIDKMETHAEPWPPACPPLETTSRAELDNFIETNSVGHLALLFETSNSYVGRELTLDLLQYENIAVRRVLSTEDGLVAKLNVTHFPSCYLYYPSGIFTRLHVQLEVRTFYTYALQRLPGVVRAGKPLPVTSDLAKNTTEDQLRPFNRSHVYMSDLESTLHYSLRVELAAHPVIKGEALSTLRRYISVLAKYFPGRPVVNNLLKSVDMWLNGEKDTELSYSSLRDALDNTAEVPNAALPEGVRWVGCQGSKPNFRSYPCGMWTLFHVLTVQAEEAAGKDPQEVLQAMRSYIHSFFGCRACATHFENMAQESMSHVGTLSSAVLWLWSHHNHVNNRLAGALSEDPHFPKIQWPSPELCPSCHGVKNGEHTWNQAELLTFLHSHFSSEHLLSDYLEEEAQLLSRQKERLVARHQEKEQEAKRGAERRARQTQDTLLKPQPEEEEEVAKVQPAEEEAARAGEKVQISEPPTWVKPKADVSHQPQRRPSIVGLKFKPPQEEIVDLDSFINQHYKAKALRAAARVSSRVKLRTLQMKEQPQPGAGLEQGPVLRLGMQPVEPEDLLGQHKTMQKRILTGKYTGSEEEGALEIYSHPNKRRWMSLLSVGFSRLDISLCVLLYFLSSMCLLAMYLFFKNCRRLRRAKVALP